DNA from Mycobacterium sp. SMC-8:
GCCTTCAACCTCGCGGTGGCGCAGGGCCTGGCCGACGCAATGGACGAGCTGGACGGCACCCCTGAGCTGTCGGTGGCGATCATCACCGGCGCGGGCGGCAACTTCTGCGCCGGGATGGATCTGAAGGCGTTCATGGCCGGCGAGGTGCCCGCCATCGAAGGTCGCGGGATCGGGTTCACCGAGCGTCCGCCGCGCAAGCCGGTGATCTCCGCGGTCGAGGGCTACGCGCTGGCCGGTGGCACCGAGATCGTGTTGGCCACCGATCTGATCGTGGCTGCCAAGAACGCGAAGTTCGGCATTCCCGAGGTCAAGCGCGGGCTGGTGGCCGCGGGCGGCGGCCTGCTGCGGCTGCAGAAGCGAATCCCGTATCAGAAAGCGCTCGAACTCGCGCTGACCGGCGACAGCTTCACCGCCGAGGAGGCTTCGCAGTGGGGCTTCGTCAACGTGTTGACCGAACCGGGCGGGGCGCTCGACGGCGCACTGGCGCTGGCCGAACGGATCACCGCCAACGGTCCGCTGGCGGTTGCGGCGACCAAGGAGGTCATCGTGAAGTCGGCAGACTGGACCGAGGCCGAGATGTGGAAGAAGCAGGGCGAAATCGCCTTCCCGGTCTTCTCGTCCAAGGACGCGATGGAAGGCGCGACGGCATTCGCCGAGAAACGCAAGCCGAACTGGACGGGCACCTGAGGGGGTCGGTTCGGCTGGACGGGAACGTCTGAATGGACCTGGGCCTGCGCGACGCCACCGCGGTCGTCGTCGGCGGTCACCGCGGTATGGGCCTGGCCGCTGCGCAGTGCTTCGCCGACGACGGCGCGCGCGTCGCGCTGATCGGCCGTTCCCGCGACGCGCTGGACGACGCGGCCGCGCAGTTGCGGGGCCGGGGCAGTCCGGATTCCGTGGGGGTGGTGGCTGACACCACCGACGACACCGCCGTTCAGCGTGCGTTCGCCGCACTGGGTGAGCGGTGGAACGGCGAGCTCAACATCCTGGTCAACGCCGTCGGCCCCGATGTGCGCGGAACGTTCGACGAATTGACCGACGCCGACTGGAGCCGGGCCGTCGACGCGGGTGCGATGGGCAT
Protein-coding regions in this window:
- a CDS encoding crotonase/enoyl-CoA hydratase family protein yields the protein MADEVLLERRDRVLIITINRPEARNAFNLAVAQGLADAMDELDGTPELSVAIITGAGGNFCAGMDLKAFMAGEVPAIEGRGIGFTERPPRKPVISAVEGYALAGGTEIVLATDLIVAAKNAKFGIPEVKRGLVAAGGGLLRLQKRIPYQKALELALTGDSFTAEEASQWGFVNVLTEPGGALDGALALAERITANGPLAVAATKEVIVKSADWTEAEMWKKQGEIAFPVFSSKDAMEGATAFAEKRKPNWTGT